The nucleotide window ATTTTCCCAGGGGCAAAATTACTTCTTGGTAAATATTGTTAGACATACGTGCTACTCACTGCATTTCGCCTTCAAGCAAGAATCAATTTGGATTTGCCTCATCGAGTAAAATTGTTGTGAATTTCCccattccttgtttttttaccaGACTTTGAATGTGGGTTTAGTTTTGAGCCGTGAGTTGGCTTGAAACTTAGCCATAGCCaggttaaaaacaaatatttgagatGGATTTGATTAAACTTGGTTGACCTAGTAGATTAGTTTTATTTCTGTTAatcaattctaattaaaatttcatttgatttttttttaattttccaaaacaatattattttaaatctttataaaaaaattaaaacaaattattttttattttaattgattatatcAATCCAAGCTCAACCTGCTTACTCAAGTTTTATATCGTATCTTgggtttattaattttgaacttGCTCAACCTACTAACTCAAGTTTTGCATCGTATCTTCggtttaataattttggttttttgtgaTATTTGGTCCGAGAAAGTTATCTAGCCCTATCAAGTTTTGAAAGTTAGGTCCAAGAATGCTCCTAGCCCTCTCAAAAAGAGCACCACGCTACACCAGCATCCTAGAAAGAGAGAGCACATGCAAACTCCTCTATGGTGACAAACCGAAGGAATGCACCGGTTGGGATCGCTACTCTCTCATAAACCTCTCTTAAATCCTCGAGCTCCTCTATACTCACTCATCTCATCCTCCACTTTTAGCTACTCTCCTAATTCCATAGAAATCTTCTATGACCGTCTTTTAAAATCCTGTAATGGGCCATCCTCTCTCAAACAAATTCACTCAGCTCTCACAACCACTGGCCTTATCACTACAAGCCCTCATTTGGGTGCTCAGATTATCATTAAATATGCAAAATTTGATGACCTTAATAGGGCAAGATTACTTTTTGATAACATTAATGTATGTTATGATAAACCCACTTCTTTCCTTTGTAATACTTTGATTAGGGCATATGCAAATGTAGGTCAATGTTTTGAAACGTTAAAGTTGTATTCTTTCATGCGTAAGACTGACACTTTTGTGAATAATTACACTTACCCTTTCGTATTCAAAGCTTGTGCTTTGAATTTGTTGGTTCGTGAAGGGAAAGTTGTTCATGGAGATGCTTTAAAAAATGGGTTCGGTTCGGATTTGTATGTTGAGGCTGGTTTGGTTGACATGTACGCAAAATGTGGCCTTTTTGATGATTGTCGCAAGATTTTCGACGAAATGTCTACGAAGGATTTAGTTTGCTGGACAGCAATGATAACTGCTTATGAGCAGGCTGAGAAGCCTGAGGAGGCTCTCATTTTGTTCAAAAAGATGCAGCAAGAAGAGGGTCTTCTAGCAGATTCGATTGCTGTAGTGAGTGTTGCATCTGCTGTTGGTCAATTAGGAGATGTTAGGAACGCTCACACAGTGCTTGGTTATGCCTTTCGTAAATCATTGATTGAGGAATTATGTGTTGGTAACTCAATTTTAGCTATGCATACAAAATGCGGGAATACAGAAAAGGCACGTTTGGTTATTGATATGATGATGGAAAGAGATGTTATCTCATGGAATTCTATGCTTTCTGGTTATACTCAAAATGGGCAAGCCACTGAAGCTCTGTTGCTGTTTGATGAGATGCGTGATTCTGATTGTCAGCCTACTCCTGTTACGGCATTGATCATGGTTTCAGCTTGTGCTTATTTGGGTTTTCGACATCTTGGAAGGAAATTCCATGATTTTATCGTCGATAGCAGAATGGAAATTGACACAAATCTTTCAAATGCTCTGATGGACATGTATGCCAAGTGTGGAGACTTGGAAAAGGCGGTGGATTTGTTCAATGGTATTCCTCCCACTGAACGGAATGCTGGTTCTTGGAATGTATTGATTTCAGGGTATGGCATGCATGGACATGGTAAAGAAGCACTAGAACTCTTTTCAAGAATGCAGGAGGAAGGTGTTGAGCCAAACCATTTCACTTTCACTTCAATTCTTTCTGCTTGCAGCCATGCAGGCCTCATTGATGAAGGTAGGAAATGTTTTGCGGAAATGAAAAGGCTATCTGTGACACTGGAGGATAAACACCATGCTTGTGTGGTTGATATGCTTGGCCGAGCTGGGCTCTTGCAGGAAGCATTTGATCTGATTAAGGAAATGCCATCACCTCCGAGTGATGGAGTATGGGGTGCTCTGCTGCTAGCTTGCAAAATCCATGGGAACATGGAATTAGGGAAAACTGCAGCCAGTAATCTACTCCAGCTTGAGCCAAACCATACAGGGTACTATGTGCTAATGTCTAACATATATGCAGCATCAAACAAATGGAAAGAAGTTTGGAAGTTGAGGCAAGATATGAAGAATAAAGGATTAAAGAAACCTGCAGCCTTTAGTATGATCGAGTATGGTAAAGATATTCTTGGGTTCCACACAGCTGACCAAGAAAATCCATATAGGCACGAAGTTTACAAAAAAATGGAAAGCCTAGCAATCGAGATGAAGATGGCTGGGTATGTACCAGACCTATCATGTGCTCTACATGATGTCGAAGAGGAAGACAAGGAGCGTATGTTAAACTATCACAGCGAGAAGCTAGCTGTAGCTTTTGGTGTTCTGAAGATAGACCCTGGAATGGTAATTCGAGTAACAAAAAATCTTCGTGTTTGCAATGACTGTCATTCAGCGTTTAAGTATATTTCACACATTTATCAACGAAAGATCATTGTCAGAGATGTAAATCGGTTCCATCACTTCCAGGGAGGTACCTGCTCATGTAAGGACTACTGGTGAACAGTGGATTCTGGAACCTTACTACCCCCAGTTATTGGAACTAGAAGCTGACTCTGGACGTGTTTTGGCAAGACTCCTAATTTTTTTGCTACAGAATGAACACGGAGAGTAAGACAACCGAAGGATAGAATCTCATTCCAACAAACATTGAAGATTCGTTTCAAAAGATGGCTGTCTGGTTCCTGGTTCGTGATCATTCAGTGTATAAAGTAATTTGGAAGACTGTTGTCCTTTAACAGCTTGTCATCAAAGCCTTTgttcttaaataataaatacaggGAGTGGTTAACAGAATTTTTGCACATGCTTCGCCATCAAATGGCACGTGTAACCGCTACCGAAGCTTGGACAGGCAAATGATTTTTTCCCCCCCAATTATTGAAGACTTCACTTTGATTATGATACGCTCTTTAATTGCTTTCCCAAATCAAttgaattttctcctcctcggGTTTGAACTTGCCCCACTTGGAGAAAGTTCCATTTCGAAGAAATTTCCTCTGCTTTCTGCCACACATGTGAACCATATAGATGATTTATTCGAGAATACCAGTTTTATTCTccattttgttaataaaaattaaatcttttttcttaaaataatgtttgaatcatatttattttatcagtttaacatattttaaaaaagtaaattcacTGACTGTGTTCTCAATATTCaaacttaaataataataataataaaaataaaaagaagaagaagaatacatgtttttatcatagaataatcttttaaaattgattaaaaactaTCCTTATAttcattttcatcaaaattgttAAACCTAATCTAAGATAGATTCAGGTTACAAATTGaacagatttctttttttttaaaaaattaaaattattttatgatgaatttttttataaaatattaaaattaaattctgaATTAAATTTAACCCGTTAAATTCTTGGCAtgtaaagtttaataacatatatttttacacGAACTGATGACTCCAGAGCTACAATCTATTTGTAAAGTCAATATCATGAAAATTAACCAGTAAAATCTCATGTCTTCTTCTCTTGACTGcaccagaaaatgaaaaaaacatctcATTGATAAAAAGATTTCCCTAAAGTCAAACCGACAAGTTGCTGTATACCTAAGCAGATACATGTACTCAACTTTCTTTCTCAGACACAAAAGGGGTTCGAAACTGACACCATCGATCGAAACTGGTTCATGGCTCTCTCAATATCTATGCTTCCGCGAGCAACCGGGGGTTTGGCACTGGCTAACTTTCTATTACAATCATCAAGCAAGGTAAAGTAGACTTTTTGACATAAGAAAACAGTATTATGTTCAACAatagaaaatcaaaaaagaaaaacgtgAAAAGGTCGGCTATGGTGGCTTGACGTGTCAACCAACCCTTCCTTCCTTCAAATTTCCCTTCTATTTCCATTCCTTCCTTTCTCCTTTCTCTCTTCCATGCTCTCCCTTGTCTCTTCAATCAAGATTTAACAGATACCATAGTTGAAAAAGAAGCTCCTTCTTGTCTGGGCTCAATCAAGATATTGTATTTATTGTCACCAAAAACCTCAAACAGAAGCTGTTAAACAGTCAATCAAGAAATCATTTCTTGAGACCTGAAAAAATGGAAGTGTTACTGTCTTCATCATCTCCTTTATCAGTTCATTCAAGATTGGATTTTTATCCACTTCGAAAACCAAAAGATTCTAGCTTCGTCTTTCACTCCAACAACTATAACACAAtatcttctcctttttcttcttgttttggtatttcaatctcacaaaaacaccaaaacagGAAGACTCTTTTGTTAAAACGTTTTAATTCCAGCAAAAAACGAAGAATTCTTCAAGTTTCGGCTGTTTTTGAGAGGTTTACAGAGAGAGCAATAAAAGCTGTGGTTTTTTCTCAGAGAGAAGCAAGAGCTTTAGGCAAAGATATGGTTTTTACGCAGCATCTTTTGTTGGGTTTAATTATTGAAGATCGTGATCCAAATGGGTTTCTTGGGTCAGGAATCAAGATTGATAAAGCTCGTGAAGTTGTTAAAAGTATTTGGCAGAGGGAGAGTGATAGTGCTGAAGCTAGTGAGTTAGTTTCTAAAGGCGAGAGAGGTGTTTCCCACAGTGATGTGCCCTTTTCTGCTAGTACTAAGAGGGTTTTTGAGGCTGCTATTGAGTATTCAAGGACCA belongs to Populus nigra chromosome 18, ddPopNigr1.1, whole genome shotgun sequence and includes:
- the LOC133678507 gene encoding pentatricopeptide repeat-containing protein At3g26782, mitochondrial-like — protein: MHRLGSLLSHKPLLNPRAPLYSLISSSTFSYSPNSIEIFYDRLLKSCNGPSSLKQIHSALTTTGLITTSPHLGAQIIIKYAKFDDLNRARLLFDNINVCYDKPTSFLCNTLIRAYANVGQCFETLKLYSFMRKTDTFVNNYTYPFVFKACALNLLVREGKVVHGDALKNGFGSDLYVEAGLVDMYAKCGLFDDCRKIFDEMSTKDLVCWTAMITAYEQAEKPEEALILFKKMQQEEGLLADSIAVVSVASAVGQLGDVRNAHTVLGYAFRKSLIEELCVGNSILAMHTKCGNTEKARLVIDMMMERDVISWNSMLSGYTQNGQATEALLLFDEMRDSDCQPTPVTALIMVSACAYLGFRHLGRKFHDFIVDSRMEIDTNLSNALMDMYAKCGDLEKAVDLFNGIPPTERNAGSWNVLISGYGMHGHGKEALELFSRMQEEGVEPNHFTFTSILSACSHAGLIDEGRKCFAEMKRLSVTLEDKHHACVVDMLGRAGLLQEAFDLIKEMPSPPSDGVWGALLLACKIHGNMELGKTAASNLLQLEPNHTGYYVLMSNIYAASNKWKEVWKLRQDMKNKGLKKPAAFSMIEYGKDILGFHTADQENPYRHEVYKKMESLAIEMKMAGYVPDLSCALHDVEEEDKERMLNYHSEKLAVAFGVLKIDPGMVIRVTKNLRVCNDCHSAFKYISHIYQRKIIVRDVNRFHHFQGGTCSCKDYW